ACCACAAAGTACTATTCGTGCAAAATTATTGTATGAATCCAAAAGTGAATTTGCAAAATCACCTGCTACGTTATCAAAATAAATGTCAACTCCATTTGGACAAACATCCTTTATTGCCTTTGACAAGTCCTTTTCTTTTTTATAATTAATTGCTTCATCAAAATTAAGTTTATTTTTTAAGTAATCAACTTTTTCGTCAGTGCCGGCAATACCAATGGTTTTACATCCTTTTATTTTAGCAATTTGTCCTACAAGCGAACCAACACTTCCTGCTGCTGCCGATACTACTACCGTTTCTCCTTTTTTAGGCTTACCTACTTCAAGTAATCCGAAATAAGCCGTTACTCCAGCAAGTCCTATTACACTTAGATTCCATGAAACTTCTCCCAAATAGGGATTCAACTTTCTAATTTCTTTTGCAGGGAGTGATGTGAATTCTTGCATTCCAACATTTGCAAAAAACAAATCGCCAATCTTAAATTTTTTTGATTTTGATTCCACAACCTGTGCAATACCGTAACACTGCATAATATCTCCAACATTCGTTCTTCCCGCATAATTGTCGTCATCTCTCAGTCTTCCGAATAATGCAGGGTCCATTGAAAGCCATAGTATTTTTCCTAAAACCTCATCCTTTTGCATTTCAGGTTTTTTACCTTCAATCAATTTAAAATCAGATTCAAGTATTTTTCCTTGCGGTTGTTTCTCTAAAATTATTTGTCGGTTCATAAATTTTTTATTTTGGTTCTATGTCAAATACTGTGGGTAATCAAATTTGCCACAGACTTCGTCTGTCGAAGACATGCAAAAAGTAAAGACTACGTCTGTCAAAGACAGATTCACAGATTACAAAATTACTCTTTTTGTAATTAATGAATTTTAGCAAAATTTCGATATAACCGGACTAAAGGATATATCTTATTAGAATATTGCATATAAATTAATTTTAATCTGTGAATCTGTGGCTTTAATTTTTAAATTACTTTTTGGAGTCTATTCATTTTTTTAACTTTAAGTACTTCTTTCTGTTTATTCGTAACACATAACTTTTAGTCTTTAGATTTTAACATTTAGTTCCTTAGCCAATTCCAAATTATCTCTTTACCATACTCAGTCATAATTGATTCAGGGTGAAACTGAACTCCCTTAACATCAAATTTAGCATGAGAAATTGCCATGATATTTTTTTTCTTATCAACTGCTGTTATTTTTATACTATTAGGTAATGAAATTCTATCAATCACCCATGAATGATACCTTCCTCCTTTAATTACATCAGGAATATTTTTGAAAATATAATCATTTTTATTTTTGATAAAAATATCAGTACTTTCTCCGTGAAGAATTGTTTTCAAGTTTTTAAGTTTTGCACCAAATACCTCAGCAATTGCTTGATGTCCAAGACACACCCCAAATATACTTTTGCTACTTGCATATTTTTTAATTATTGCTTTAAGTTGTCCCGTTTCTGAAGGTAATCCGGGACCCGGAGAAATAATAATTTTATCATATTTGACAATATTCTGTATTTTAATTTCATTGATTTTAATAATTTTGTATTCGCAAAGC
This window of the Bacteroidota bacterium genome carries:
- a CDS encoding NADP-dependent oxidoreductase: MNRQIILEKQPQGKILESDFKLIEGKKPEMQKDEVLGKILWLSMDPALFGRLRDDDNYAGRTNVGDIMQCYGIAQVVESKSKKFKIGDLFFANVGMQEFTSLPAKEIRKLNPYLGEVSWNLSVIGLAGVTAYFGLLEVGKPKKGETVVVSAAAGSVGSLVGQIAKIKGCKTIGIAGTDEKVDYLKNKLNFDEAINYKKEKDLSKAIKDVCPNGVDIYFDNVAGDFANSLLDSYNNFARIVLCGRMSLSNLDSAKQDVGMRDTTVLLRKRIRKQGFVVIDFEKRYIEAILMLLKWIKEGKIKIRENISEGLASAPKALTGLVDGTNTGKQLVKVSEINKKQLQASKFVANFLNSPFFPNAFVAKIVRWI
- a CDS encoding aminodeoxychorismate/anthranilate synthase component II, with product MKVLIIDNIDSFTYNLAQIVEQSKLCEYKIIKINEIKIQNIVKYDKIIISPGPGLPSETGQLKAIIKKYASSKSIFGVCLGHQAIAEVFGAKLKNLKTILHGESTDIFIKNKNDYIFKNIPDVIKGGRYHSWVIDRISLPNSIKITAVDKKKNIMAISHAKFDVKGVQFHPESIMTEYGKEIIWNWLRN